A window of Littorina saxatilis isolate snail1 linkage group LG7, US_GU_Lsax_2.0, whole genome shotgun sequence contains these coding sequences:
- the LOC138970260 gene encoding filaggrin-2-like — MVKCNRNTVTTGTQSLQEHSHDRNTVTTGTQSRQEHSHYRNTVTTGTQSRQEHSHDRNTVTTGTQSRQEHSHDRNTVTTGTQSRQEHSHYRNTVTTGTQSRQEHSHDRNTVTTGTQSRQEHSHDRNTVTTGTQSRQEHSHDRNTVTTGTQSRQEHSHYRNTVTTGTQSRQEHSHYRNTVTTGTQSRQEHSHDRNTVTTGTQSRQEHSHDRNTVTTGTQSRQEHSHDRNTVTTGTQSRQEHSHDRNTVTTGTQSRHEHSHYRNTVTTGTQSRQEHSHDRNTVTTGTQSLQEHSHDRNTVTTGTQSRQEHSHDRNTVTTGTQSQQEHSHDRNTVTTGTQSRQEHSHDRNTVTTGTQSRQEHSHYRNTVTTGTQSRQEHSHDRNTVTTGTQSLQEHSHDRNTVTTGTQSRQEHSHDRNTVTTGTQSRHDRNTVTTGTQSRQEHSHDRNTVTTGTQSLQEHSHYRNTVTTGTQSRQEHSHYRNTVTTGTQSRQQHSHDRNTVTTGTQSLQEHSHYRNTVTTGTQSRQEHSHSHYRNTVTTGTQSRQEHSHDRNTVTTGTQSRQEHSHYRNTVTTGTQSLQEHSHYRNTVTTGTQSRQEHSHDRNTVKTGTQSLQEHSHDRNTVTTGTQSRQEHSHDMNTVTTGTQSRQEHSHYRNTVTTGTQSLQEHSHDRNTVTTGTQSRQEHSHYRNTVTTGTQSRQEHSHDRNTVTTGTQSRQEHSHDRNTVTTGTQSRQEHSHYRNTVTTGTQSLQEHSHDRNTVTTGTQSRQEHSHYRNTVTTGTQSLQEHSHDRNTVTTGTQSLQEHSHYRNTVTTGTQSLQEHSHDRNTVTTGTQSRQEHSHYRNTVTTGTQSRQEHSHDRNTVTTGTQSLQECHCCKLKLQPKHDLVKGTLHRSHRLSYLRNAAGCREGEHSTW, encoded by the coding sequence ATGGTGAAATGCAACAGGAACACAGTCACGACAGGAACACAGTCACTACAGGAACACAGTCACGACAGGAACACAGTCACGACAGGAACACAGTCACGACAGGAACACAGTCACTACAGGAACACAGTCACGACAGGAACACAGTCACGACAGGAACACAGTCACGACAGGAACACAGTCACTACAGGAACACAGTCACGACAGGAACACAGTCACGACAGGAACACAGTCACTACAGGAACACAGTCACGACAGGAACACAGTCACTACAGGAACACAGTCACGACAGGAACACAGTCACGACAGGAACACAGTCACGACAGGAACACAGTCACGACAGGAACACAGTCACGACAGGAACACAGTCACGACAGGAACACAGTCACTACAGGAACACAGTCACGACAGGAACACAGTCACGACAGGAACACAGTCACGACAGGAACACAGTCACGACAGGAACACAGTCACTACAGGAACACAGTCACGACAGGAACACAGTCACGACAGGAACACAGTCACTACAGGAACACAGTCACTACAGGAACACAGTCACGACAGGAACACAGTCACGACAGGAACACAGTCACGACAGGAACACAGTCACGACAGGAACACAGTCACGACAGGAACACAGTCACGACAGGAACACAGTCACGACAGGAACACAGTCACGACAGGAACACAGTCACGACAGGAACACAGTCACGACAGGAACACAGTCACGACAGGAACACAGTCACGACAGGAACACAGTCACGACATGAACACAGTCACTACAGGAACACAGTCACGACAGGAACACAGTCACGACAGGAACACAGTCACGACAGGAACACAGTCACTACAGGAACACAGTCACTACAGGAACACAGTCACGACAGGAACACAGTCACGACAGGAACACAGTCACGACAGGAACACAGTCACGACAGGAACACAGTCACTACAGGAACACAGTCACAACAGGAACACAGTCACGACAGGAACACAGTCACGACAGGAACACAGTCACGACAGGAACACAGTCACGACAGGAACACAGTCACGACAGGAACACAGTCACGACAGGAACACAGTCACTACAGGAACACAGTCACGACAGGAACACAGTCACGACAGGAACACAGTCACGACAGGAACACAGTCACGACAGGAACACAGTCACTACAGGAACACAGTCACGACAGGAACACAGTCACGACAGGAACACAGTCACGACAGGAACACAGTCACGACAGGAACACAGTCACGACAGGAACACAGTCACGTCACGACAGGAACACAGTCACGACAGGAACACAGTCACGACAGGAACACAGTCACGACAGGAACACAGTCACGACAGGAACACAGTCACTACAGGAACACAGTCACTACAGGAACACAGTCACGACAGGAACACAGTCACGACAGGAACACAGTCACTACAGGAACACAGTCACGACAGGAACACAGTCACGACAGCAACACAGTCACGACAGGAACACAGTCACGACAGGAACACAGTCACTACAGGAACACAGTCACTACAGGAACACAGTCACGACAGGAACACAGTCACGACAGGAACACAGTCACAGTCACTACAGGAACACAGTCACGACAGGAACACAGTCACGACAGGAACACAGTCACGACAGGAACACAGTCACGACAGGAACACAGTCACGACAGGAACACAGTCACTACAGGAACACAGTCACTACAGGAACACAGTCACTACAGGAACACAGTCACTACAGGAACACAGTCACGACAGGAACACAGTCACGACAGGAACACAGTCACGACAGGAACACAGTCAAGACAGGAACACAGTCACTACAGGAACACAGTCACGACAGGAACACAGTCACGACAGGAACACAGTCACGACAGGAACACAGTCACGACATGAACACAGTCACGACAGGAACACAGTCACGACAGGAACACAGTCACTACAGGAACACAGTCACGACAGGAACACAGTCACTACAGGAACACAGTCACGACAGGAACACAGTCACGACAGGAACACAGTCACGACAGGAACACAGTCACTACAGGAACACAGTCACGACAGGAACACAGTCACGACAGGAACACAGTCACGACAGGAACACAGTCACTACAGGAACACAGTCACGACAGGAACACAGTCACGACAGGAACACAGTCACGACAGGAACACAGTCACGACAGGAACACAGTCACTACAGGAACACAGTCACTACAGGAACACAGTCACTACAGGAACACAGTCACGACAGGAACACAGTCACGACAGGAACACAGTCACGACAGGAACACAGTCACTACAGGAACACAGTCACGACAGGAACACAGTCACTACAGGAACACAGTCACGACAGGAACACAGTCACGACAGGAACACAGTCACTACAGGAACACAGTCACTACAGGAACACAGTCACGACAGGAACACAGTCACTACAGGAACACAGTCACGACAGGAACACAGTCACGACAGGAACACAGTCACGACAGGAACACAGTCACTACAGGAACACAGTCACTACAGGAACACAGTCACGACAGGAACACAGTCACGACAGGAACACAGTCACTACAGGAACACAGTCACTACAGGAATGTCATTGTTGCAAATTAAAGCTTCAACCAAAACACGATCTTGTGAAGGGAACGCTTCATCGCAGCCACCGACTCTCTTACCTTCGGAACGCTGCGGGTTGCAGGGAAGGTGAACACAGCACATGGTAA